A genomic stretch from Strongyloides ratti genome assembly S_ratti_ED321, chromosome : 1 includes:
- a CDS encoding Cleft lip and palate transmembrane protein 1-like protein, with protein MLKGKLFTFLTLTFFFIYLGKTIYHFYDLYHPTTCKENNNANCYKPLKEFIGNNDPLIQIRVYQMLTQKFNTDSDEVFRKNDFHINEEFHENVKLDISLLHKNKGDIYLHLFLLPNNYVGESPLYAKWKSYTNFKLTQMKVPADEMSNLLTSSTNKQKTKVSTKKIMHILNVFPFGIVTEFLSYPSNEIPYEFYHVMSVINKEYTPVVVPSEMNVQESNFLKLEKENLTTTVKIEYHPLSVGSFRMQINMLESFKRLKEFGFSEKDFDDIKNMFTNINYYYLSIIIIVCTVHITVDILSFKNDISFWRKKKDMKGMSTKVLIWNCFSDTIIVLYLIDQKASMLIIIPSSIRIFIELWKLKKASKISIQFKYIIIPYISWGQKSKQEIETDKYDSEAMKYLYRIVTPLVILGTIYSLIYIPHKSWYSFIINSLANAIYAFGFCFMFPQLFLNYRLKSVAHLPWRAFMYKAFNTIIDDVFSFIIKMPMSTRIGCFRDDIVFIIYLYQRYIYPVDKTRVDEYSISEETESIKEKKLQ; from the exons atgtTAAAAGGAAAATTGTTTACTTTCCTTACtttgacatttttttttatttatttaggaaaaacaatttatcatttttatgatTTGTATCATCCAACAACttgtaaagaaaataataatgccAATTGTTACAAA cctttaaaagaatttattggTAATAATGATCCACTTATTCAAATAAGGGTTTATCAAATGTTGACACAAAAGTTCAATACTGATAGTGATGAagtatttagaaaaaatgattttcatataaatgaAGAGTTTCatgaaaatgttaaattagaTATTTCTCTTTTACACAAAAATAAAggtgatatatatttacatttatttttattacctaATAATTATGTTGGTGAGTCACCTTTATATGCCAAGTGGAAATCATATACAAATTTCAAGTTAACGCAAATGAAAGTACCAGCTGATGAAATGTCAAATCTTTTAACATCATCaacaaataaacaaaaaacaaaagttagcactaaaaagataatgcacatattaaatgtatttcCATTTGGAATAGTTACTGAATTTCTATCATATCCTTCAAATGAAATTCCTTATGAATTTTATCATGTTATGAGTGTGATCAATAAAGAATATACTCCTGTTGTAGTTCCAAGTGAAATGAATGTTCAAGAAtcaaattttcttaaattagaaaaagaaaatttgaCCACAACTGTTAAAATTGAATATCATCCATTATCAGTTGGATCTTTTCGTATGCAAATAAATATGTTAGaatcatttaaaagattaaaagaATTTGGCTTTTCAGAAAAAGATTttgatgatattaaaaatatgtttacaaatattaattattattatctttctataattataatagttTGTACGGTACATATTACTGttgatatattatcatttaaaaatgatatttctttttggaggaaaaaaaaagatatgaaAGGAATGTCgacaaaagttttaatatgGAATTGTTTTAGTGATACtataattgtattatatCTTATAGATCAAAAAGCTAGTATGCTTATCATTATACCTAGCTCAATTAGaatatttattgaattatggaaattaaaaaaagcatcaaaaatatctatacaatttaagtatattattattccTTACATTTCTTGGGGACAAAAAAGTAAACAAGAAATTGAAACAGATAAATATGATTCTGAAgcaatgaaatatttatatagaaTTGTAACTCCTTTAGTAATACTAGGAACAATATATAGTTTAATTTACATTCCACATAAAAGTTGGTAcagttttataataaatagtttAGCCAACGCAATTTATGCTTTTGGATTTTGTTTCATGTTCCCacaactatttttaaattaccgTTTGAAATCAGTTGCACATTTACCATGGAGAGCATTCATGTATAAAGCATTTAACACTATTATTGATGatgtattttcttttatcataaaaatgcCCATGTCAACAAGAATTGGATGTTTCCGTGATGatattgtatttattatttatctttatcaaaGGTATATTTATCCAGTTGATAAAACAAGAGTTGATGAATATTCAATTTCTGAAGAAACTGAAtcaattaaagaaaaaaaacttcaataa
- a CDS encoding Sec24CD ortholog, translated as MGLPGQTPTNIPGPAPLGIPRPTSMDFSGQPPMNMPGIPSMGIPVQSQMNTPGQSQMNVHGQQQPMNVFRQPPMNIPGQQQLRYEPTQQQPMNIPDQQLLMYPPKQPLMNIPGQQPLMNIPGQQPSMNIPGQQPSMNIPGQPPLMNIPGQQPLMNILGQPPLMNIPGQQPMPMPGPPEMMNETKQSTKLDPDQLPSAVKVREDDKIEKSGVFLTGYPTAELPPLITTECTVQDQGNSSPRFIRSTLYNVPSTNDMINVSHLPFGITCRPLCRTMPGECIPPIAVNSDTGPVRCQRCKAYMCSFMKFIDGGRRFKCPFCDASTPITDDYFNHIDHTGMRMDINCHPEFQLGSYEFIATPAYCKNNVKPNEPAFIFMLDVSYNAINNGLVDIFCKNFINLLDKFPKEANQNKSTIKVGFITYDNKLHFYNLSSKSKKPEMSIVNDLNDIFIPFVEGFLVDVSEAKESIEKILNEIPNLFGDSKITDICLGPVIQAGLDALKITDRSGKMFVFNTSLPTLEAPGKLTHRDDKNLGNDKKHIILSPNGDFYTKLGEECAKNGVSVDLFLFPNSFIDVASLSPLVSISGGHLYKYQYFGASNEGKMFLADFEKCISRNIGFDAIMRIRTSYGLCPESFYGHFLMQNNTDMEFGTIDEDKEVVINIKYDDKLLQNQPCYIQAALLYTTVSGERRIRIHNISLKTTDNYLEIYKGIDNDTLIAYFYKYCGNVNKTKNGQAMKEEITNICAHILATYREKCSDNSPIGQLVLPECLKLLPLYFCSILKNDGLTGGSDLHIDDRAWLAQMIVTGVYLENKNQEFYIPPEVRGSYEYLKSDESYLIKSANQLFLWIGKDVSDEWIRLIFNVANSKSINVDAYDVSEYDNPYSRGLCKIIKMIQNDIVCHSRIKIVRQNDPLEAWMKRFLVEDRFAGQNYSYVDALCVLHREIRFILS; from the exons ATGGGTTTACCGGGACAAACGCCAACAAATATTCCTGGGCCAGCACCATTGGGAATTCCAAGGCCAACATCAATGGATTTTTCAGGGCAACCACCAATGAATATGCCAGGAATACCATCAATGGGAATACCTGTTCAATCACAAATGAACACACCTGGACAATCACAAATGAATGTACATGGACAGCAACAACCAATGAACGTATTTAGACAACCACCAATGAATATACCTGGACAACAACAATTAAGGTATGAACCCACTCAACAACAACCAATGAATATACCTGATCAACAGCTTTTAATGTATCCACCTAAGCAACCATTAATGAATATTCCTGGACAACAACCATTAATGAATATTCCTGGACAACAACCGTCAATGAATATTCCTGGACAACAACCGTCAATGAATATTCCAGGACAACCACCGTTAATGAATATTCCAGGACAACAACCATTAATGAATATTCTAGGACAACCACCGTTAATGAATATTCCTGGGCAACAACCAATGCCTATGCCTGGTCCACCAGAAATGATGAATGAAACCAAACAAAGTACTAAACTTGATCCAGATCAACTTCCTAGTGCTGTCAAAGTTAGAGAAGATGATAAAATTGAGAAATCAGGAGTTTTTTTAACAGGTTATCCAACAGCGGAATTACCTCCTCTTATAACAACAGAATGTACCGTTCAGGATCAAGGAAATTCAAGTCCACGATTTATACGATCAACTCTTTATAATGTTCCATCAACAAATGATATGATAAATGTATCACATCTTCCTTTTGGAATTACTTGTAGACCATTATGTAGAACGATGCCTGGAGAATGCATTCCACCAATTGCTGTGAATAGTGATACTGGTCCAGTAAGGTGCCAAAGATGTAAAGCATATATGTGTTCATTTATGAAATTTATTGATGGTGGAAGAAGATTTAAATGTCCATTTTGTGATGCATCAACACCTATAACTGATGATTATTTCAATCACATTGATCATACTGGAATGAGAATGGATATTAATTGTCATCCTGAATTTCAATTGGGATCATATGAATTTATTGCAACACCAgcttattgtaaaaataatgttaaaccAAATGAACCagcatttatttttatgttagaTGTTTCTTATAATGCAATTAATAATGGCCTAGttgatatattttgtaaaaattttataaatttattagataaatttCCAAAAGAAGCAAATCAAAACAAATCAACGATTAAAGTTGGTTTTATTACTTATGATAACAAACTTCATTTTTACAACTTATCATCTAAATCAAAAAAACCAGAAATGTCAATTGTTAATGAtcttaatgatatatttattccATTTGTTGAAGGATTTTTAGTTGATGTATCAGAAGCTAAAGAAAGTATTGAGAAAATTCTTAATGAGATACCAAACTTATTTGGTGATTCGAAGATAACTGATATTTGTTTGGGACCAGTTATTCAAGCTGGCTTAGATGCACTGAAAATAACTGATCGAAGTGGAAAAATGTTTGTATTTAATACGTCACTTCCTACATTAGAAGCACCAGGAAAGTTGACACATCgtgatgataaaaatttgggtaatgataaaaaacaCATTATTTTATCTCCAAATGGAGacttttatacaaaattagGAGAAGAATGTGCTAAGAATGGTGTTTCTGTTGATTTGTTTCTTTTTCCCAATTCTTTTATTGACGTTGCTTCATTGTCACCTTTGGTTTCTATATCAGGTGGACAtctatataaatatcaatattttgGTGCTTCAAATGAGGGAAAAATGTTTTTGGCagattttgaaaaatgtaTCTCTCGTAATATAGGTTTTGATGCAATAATGAGAATAAGAACATCATATGGTCTTTGTCCTGAATCATTTTATGGACATTTTTTGATGCAAAATAATACAGATATGGAATTTGGGACAATTGATGAAGACAAAGAAGtagtaattaatattaaatatgatGATAAACTTCTACAAAATCAACCTTGTTATATACAAGCTGCTTTATTATATACAACTGTTTCAGGAGAAAGACGTATACGTATACATAATATTTCTCTTAAGACAACAgataattatttagaaatttataaagGAATAGATAATGATACTCTTATtgcttatttttataaatattgtggaaatgttaataaaacaaaaaatggCCAAGCAATGAAAGAAGAGATTACTAATATATGTGCACATATTTTAGCAACTTATCGTGAAAAATGTTCTGATAATTCACCAATTGGACAACTTGTACTTCCAGAATGTCTTAAATTATTACCACTATATTTTTGTAGTATTCTTAAAAATGATGGATTAACTGGTGGATCTGATTTACATATTGATGATAGAGCTTGGCTTGCGCAAATGATAG TTACAGGagtttatttagaaaataaaaatcaagaATTTTACATACCTCCTGAAGTTAGAGGGTcatatgaatatttaaaatctgATGAAtcttatttaattaaaagtgcaaatcaattatttttatggaTTGGTAAAGATGTTAGTGATGAATGGataagattaatttttaatgttgcCAATAGCAAAAGTATTAATGTTGATGCG tatGATGTTTCTGAGTATGACAATCCATATTCTCGTGGTTTATgtaagataataaaaatgatacaaaATGACATTGTTTGTCATAGTAGAATTAAGATTGTTCGTCAAAATGATCCACTTGAAGCTTGGATGAAAAGATTTTTAGTTGAAGATCGTTTTGCAGGACAAAACTATTCATATGTCGATGCGTTATGTGTTCTTCATCGTGAAATccgttttattttatcataa
- a CDS encoding Presenilin homolog: MIKIFYYNILKNSIDMSNEAPIPLRSPEENETEKDEISLKYNASHVISLFIPVTICMSYVVFCIKYLPFYGSTEKFGQQLVYTPFREEGAESFWHLMLVIIVIILLYKKRFYKIIDGFLFFNTALFLTFFLYLHIQETFTAFGIPIDVISLLIITGNLCIMGIISIHFKGPLIIQQTFLILIAAMFALILIKFMPNWTVWGILLLISFWDLFAVLYSKGPLRILVETAQERNEPIFASLIYTSGLLYVPITTVMVTEETTPVEGNQNNECEIKTDGRGIRYAPERPQNSLVTLDEDGPSSNPQIRVQNRNERLMLNGVYHQHPTEEEHQGVKLGLGDFVFYSILLGKAAMFDDWNLVVVCYVSILVGLSLTLILLALHQKALPALPISIFFGLILFFSTRICISPFVLELSKNNLIY, translated from the exons ATGA taaaaatcttttattataatattc taaaaaatagTATTGATATGTCTAATGAAGCTCCTATTCCATTGAGAAGTCCAGAGGAAAATGAAACAGAAAAAGATGAAATAAGTTTAAAGTATAATGCTTCACAcgtaatatcattatttattccTGTAACAATATGCATGTCATATGTagttttttgtataaaatatcttcCTTTTTATGGTAGTACTGAAAAATTTGGTCAACAatt agtTTATACACCTTTTAGAGAAGAAGGAGCTGAATCTTTTTGGCATTTGATGTTAGTTATAATTG taataattttattgtataaaaaacgtttttataaaattattgatggttttttattttttaacacagcattatttttaacttttttcttatatttacatatacAAGAAACATTTACTGCTTTCGGTATACCGATTGATGTGATATCATTACTTATTATAACTGGAAATTTATGTATTATGGGAATAATATCTATTCACTTTAAAGGACCTTTAATTATTCaacaaacatttttaatattaattgcTGCTATGTTTGCattgattttaataaaatttatgccAAATTGGACAGTTTGGGgaattcttttattaatctCATTTTGGGATTTATTTGCtgttttatattcaaaagGTCCACTTAGAATTTTAGTTGAAACAGCACAGGAACGTAATGAACCTATTTTTGCttcattaatatatacttCTGGACTTCTTTATGTACCTATTACAACAGTTATGGTAACAGAAGAAACTACACCTGTTGAAGGtaatcaaaataatgaatGTGAAATAAAAACCGATGGAAGAGGGATAAGATATGCTCCTGAAAGACCTCAAAATTCACTAGTTACATTAGATGAAGATGGTCCATCAAGTAATCCACAAATTCGTGTACAAAATAGAAATGAAAGATTAATGCTTAATGGTGTTTACCATCAACATCCTACTGAAGAGGAACACCAAGGTGTCAAATTAGGACTTGGagattttgtattttattcAATACTCCTAGGAAAAGCTGCAATGTTTGATGACTGGAATTTAGTTGTCGTATGTTATGTATCAATATTAGTc ggTCTTTCTTTAACATTAATACTTTTGGCACTACATCAAAAAGCATTACCGGCACTAccaatttcaatattttttggaTTGATTTTGTTTTTCTCAACGCGTATATGTATATCTCCTTTTGTTCTTGAACTttcaaaaaacaatttaatatattga